One Georgenia wutianyii DNA segment encodes these proteins:
- a CDS encoding alpha/beta hydrolase family protein has translation MTEHPPDALLIATASGEARVHLLHADAPRGLLMLGHGAGGGFAAPDLRTTADVAGELGWAVALVEQPYRVAGRRAPAPARQLDTAWTDVALHLHSGPFAGLPLVVGGRSSGARVACRTATSLEAVGVLCLAFPLHPPGRPDSPSRLPELEAVDVPTLVVQGERDTFGMPPPARGRQVVVVAGDHGLKKDQAAIADAVRTWLARLVP, from the coding sequence GTGACCGAGCACCCGCCGGACGCCCTCCTCATCGCCACGGCGAGCGGTGAGGCACGCGTCCACCTCCTGCACGCCGACGCGCCCCGCGGGCTGCTCATGCTCGGCCACGGAGCGGGCGGGGGGTTCGCAGCGCCGGACCTGCGCACCACGGCCGACGTCGCAGGTGAGCTCGGGTGGGCGGTCGCCCTGGTCGAGCAGCCCTACCGGGTGGCCGGCCGTCGCGCCCCGGCACCCGCCCGGCAGCTCGACACCGCCTGGACCGACGTCGCCCTCCACCTGCACTCCGGGCCGTTCGCCGGGCTCCCGCTCGTCGTCGGCGGGCGGTCCTCCGGCGCGCGGGTCGCGTGCCGCACCGCGACCTCCCTCGAAGCCGTCGGCGTGCTCTGCCTCGCCTTCCCGCTGCACCCGCCGGGGCGGCCCGACAGCCCCAGCCGCCTGCCCGAGCTCGAGGCGGTGGACGTCCCCACGCTCGTCGTCCAGGGGGAGCGGGACACCTTCGGCATGCCGCCGCCCGCGCGCGGCCGGCAGGTCGTCGTCGTCGCCGGGGATCACGGCCTGAAGAAGGACCAGGCCGCGATCGCCGACGCCGTCCGCACCTGGCTCGCCCGTCTCGTCCCCTGA
- a CDS encoding SDR family NAD(P)-dependent oxidoreductase: MSTWKDRTVLVTGAGAGIGAGVAELLVRAGATVVGLDRDTAALSRTAAALTGARGTFEPAAAELTDVERLAAIGWEVRAAHGGIDGLVCAAGIQRYGTVDATDPGTYAEVMDVNVGGAFNACRIGIPLLRARGGGAVVLVSSAQAYASQTGVAAYTASKAALLGLMRAMAVDHAPEGIRVNAVCPGSIDTPMLRWAAGLFSQGRDVEEVLAEWGRAHPVGRVGTPLDVANAVEFLLSERAAFVTGADLKVDGGLTAGLAVALPEEGA, from the coding sequence GTGTCCACGTGGAAGGACCGCACCGTGCTCGTCACCGGCGCCGGTGCAGGCATCGGCGCCGGTGTGGCCGAGCTGCTCGTCCGGGCGGGCGCCACCGTCGTCGGCCTCGACCGGGACACCGCCGCCCTGTCGCGGACGGCCGCCGCCCTCACCGGCGCGCGCGGCACCTTCGAGCCGGCGGCGGCCGAGCTCACCGACGTCGAACGGCTCGCCGCGATCGGCTGGGAGGTCCGCGCCGCGCACGGCGGCATCGACGGACTCGTCTGCGCCGCGGGGATCCAGCGCTACGGCACCGTCGATGCGACCGACCCGGGCACCTACGCCGAGGTCATGGACGTCAACGTCGGCGGCGCGTTCAACGCCTGCCGCATCGGCATCCCGCTGCTGCGCGCCCGCGGCGGGGGCGCCGTGGTCCTCGTCTCCTCGGCCCAGGCCTACGCGAGCCAGACCGGGGTCGCCGCGTACACCGCGAGCAAGGCCGCGCTGCTCGGGCTCATGCGGGCCATGGCGGTGGACCACGCGCCGGAGGGGATCCGGGTCAACGCCGTGTGCCCCGGCTCCATCGACACCCCGATGCTGAGGTGGGCCGCCGGCCTGTTCAGCCAGGGACGCGACGTCGAGGAGGTCCTCGCGGAGTGGGGCCGCGCCCACCCGGTCGGGCGGGTCGGCACGCCGCTCGACGTCGCCAACGCCGTGGAGTTCCTCCTGTCCGAGCGGGCCGCGTTCGTCACCGGCGCGGACCTCAAGGTCGACGGCGGGCTCACCGCCGGCCTCGCCGTCGCGCTCCCGGAGGAGGGGGCATGA
- a CDS encoding dodecin — protein MANNVYRVSEIVGTSPDGIEDAVNTALTQASRTLRNLDWFEVTEIRGHLVEGKVADWQVGIKLGFRVDA, from the coding sequence ATGGCCAACAACGTGTACCGCGTCTCGGAGATCGTCGGCACGTCGCCCGACGGCATCGAGGACGCCGTGAACACCGCCCTCACGCAGGCGAGCAGGACCCTGCGCAACCTCGACTGGTTCGAGGTCACCGAGATCCGCGGCCACCTCGTCGAGGGCAAGGTCGCGGACTGGCAGGTCGGCATCAAGCTCGGCTTCCGCGTCGACGCGTGA
- a CDS encoding carbohydrate ABC transporter permease, which translates to MTDRIRRTVLVVLGLLWLAPVYLMLANAAKTDDQYGVVSVWRAVGLGGLVENVSTAWTRGNISEGVASTALYSVVAPALAVLVGAGAGFAIVALRLRHGFLWFVVIFAATVLPMQMLLMPLFIGYVQTGLYDTRTGMVLVYTVISVPFAAFVMRNFFTGIAYQVFEAAVVDGASTWRIFWRIYLPMSTSALVAVFILQATLIWNDLLLGLTLTQSSETRPVMTALSALQSTYGGSTMPTVLAGGLIVSVPTVVLFLLTQRAFTRGLALGQF; encoded by the coding sequence ATGACCGACCGGATCCGCAGGACCGTGCTCGTCGTGCTCGGCCTGCTGTGGCTGGCGCCGGTGTACCTCATGCTCGCCAACGCCGCCAAGACCGACGACCAGTACGGCGTCGTGTCCGTGTGGCGGGCCGTGGGCCTCGGCGGGCTCGTCGAGAACGTCTCCACCGCCTGGACCCGCGGCAACATCTCCGAGGGCGTCGCCTCGACGGCGCTCTACAGCGTCGTCGCCCCCGCACTCGCCGTCCTCGTCGGCGCCGGCGCGGGGTTCGCCATCGTGGCGCTGCGGCTGCGCCACGGGTTCCTCTGGTTCGTCGTCATCTTCGCCGCGACGGTCCTGCCCATGCAGATGCTCCTCATGCCGCTGTTCATCGGCTACGTCCAGACCGGCCTGTACGACACCCGCACCGGCATGGTCCTCGTGTACACCGTGATCTCCGTGCCCTTCGCCGCGTTCGTCATGCGCAACTTCTTCACCGGGATCGCCTACCAGGTGTTCGAGGCGGCGGTGGTCGACGGCGCCTCCACCTGGCGGATCTTCTGGCGCATCTACCTGCCGATGTCCACCAGCGCGCTCGTGGCCGTCTTCATCCTCCAGGCCACGCTCATCTGGAACGACCTCCTCCTGGGGCTGACCCTCACCCAGTCCTCCGAGACCCGGCCGGTCATGACCGCGTTGTCGGCGCTCCAGAGCACCTACGGCGGCTCGACCATGCCGACGGTGCTCGCCGGCGGACTCATCGTGTCCGTCCCGACCGTGGTCCTCTTCCTGCTCACCCAGCGCGCCTTCACCCGGGGCCTGGCCCTGGGCCAGTTCTGA
- a CDS encoding carbohydrate ABC transporter permease yields the protein MTTTQAAPALLAPAPDRRRTPGHGYRWSARAFVLPGVLIVAALMYLPFLWTSYLSLTDFNGLGEPEFVGLDKYREMFADAGFLTSLRNTLLWVVGTLVLPVGLGLLLAVLTHGLKGAFWYRLPFLLPYAISGVAVGVIWTFILQSGGALDEALAAVGLESLVQRWLLDAPLNTVVMIGAATWQGAGVNALLFGIGLQSIPKEPIEAARVDGASGWTLFRTMTWPLLTPLTTVVVGLAIVGSLKQFDIIWAMTKGGPGTSSETLALTMYKETFVSNDYGLGAAVAVFLTVVTVAASVLYLRRQLGDPKGA from the coding sequence GTGACCACCACCCAGGCCGCGCCCGCCCTGCTCGCCCCCGCCCCCGACCGCCGCCGCACGCCCGGCCACGGCTACCGCTGGTCCGCCCGCGCCTTCGTCCTGCCCGGCGTGCTCATCGTCGCGGCGCTCATGTACCTGCCGTTCCTCTGGACCTCCTACCTCAGCCTCACCGACTTCAACGGCCTGGGAGAGCCGGAGTTCGTCGGCCTGGACAAGTACCGCGAGATGTTCGCCGACGCCGGGTTCCTCACCTCTCTGCGCAACACGCTGCTGTGGGTCGTCGGCACCCTCGTCCTGCCCGTGGGCCTGGGCCTGCTCCTCGCCGTGCTCACCCACGGCCTCAAGGGGGCGTTCTGGTACCGCCTGCCCTTCCTGCTGCCCTACGCGATCTCGGGGGTCGCGGTCGGCGTCATCTGGACGTTCATCCTCCAGAGCGGGGGAGCCCTGGACGAGGCGCTCGCCGCCGTCGGGCTCGAGAGCCTCGTCCAGCGCTGGCTGCTCGACGCGCCGCTCAACACCGTGGTGATGATCGGCGCGGCCACGTGGCAGGGCGCCGGGGTCAACGCGCTGCTCTTCGGCATCGGCCTCCAGTCCATCCCGAAGGAGCCCATCGAGGCCGCCCGGGTGGACGGCGCCTCCGGCTGGACGCTCTTCCGCACGATGACGTGGCCGCTGCTCACCCCGCTGACCACCGTGGTCGTCGGGCTGGCGATCGTCGGCTCGCTCAAGCAGTTCGACATCATCTGGGCGATGACCAAGGGCGGTCCGGGCACGTCCTCCGAGACGCTCGCGCTGACGATGTACAAGGAGACCTTCGTGAGCAACGACTACGGGCTCGGTGCCGCCGTCGCGGTGTTCCTCACCGTCGTCACCGTCGCCGCCTCCGTCCTCTACCTGCGCCGCCAGCTCGGCGACCCGAAGGGGGCGTGA
- a CDS encoding MFS transporter: MSHRLLDVRPLRVTSFRRLWVGTSAAALGGQVTAVAVLYQVWEMTGSPVWTGAVGLVRAVPLVVLGLLGGALADAVDRRSLVRWTILAQVLTALGLAAQALADVDSLAVLLLLVAAQASFGALGASAQRTFPVRLLGRRLVAAGIAIQHLSFQVAMLLGPALAGVVLGRWGLTAAYLLQAVAFLAALYAVLLLPAMPPTGPGSGRGPRAVLEGIRYVTRSPVLRGLYVTDLVATLLAMPIALFPVINEQRFGGSPETLGLFLSAVAVGGMAAGLISGAVTRSDRPGVVQLWAAGVWGGALAVFGLVGPLWLALASLAVAGAADTVSVVARGAAVQLATPDSHRGRVTSVEHVIGVAGPEVGNFRAGLVAGATTAAFAATSGGLACLAGIVLVAALNRSLREFRISRDIADDAGS; encoded by the coding sequence GTGAGTCACCGCCTGCTCGACGTCCGTCCCCTGCGGGTCACGTCCTTCCGGCGGCTGTGGGTGGGGACGTCGGCCGCGGCCCTCGGCGGGCAGGTCACCGCCGTGGCCGTGCTCTACCAGGTGTGGGAGATGACCGGCAGCCCGGTGTGGACCGGCGCCGTCGGGCTGGTCCGCGCGGTGCCGCTCGTCGTCCTCGGGCTGCTCGGCGGCGCCCTGGCCGACGCCGTCGACCGCCGCTCGCTCGTCCGCTGGACGATCCTCGCCCAGGTCCTCACCGCGCTCGGACTCGCCGCGCAGGCGCTCGCGGACGTGGACTCCCTCGCCGTGCTGCTCCTCCTCGTCGCCGCCCAGGCCTCCTTCGGTGCGCTCGGCGCCTCCGCGCAGCGCACCTTCCCGGTGCGGCTGCTCGGCCGCCGGCTCGTCGCCGCGGGCATCGCGATCCAGCACCTGAGCTTCCAGGTGGCGATGCTCCTCGGGCCGGCCCTCGCCGGCGTCGTGCTCGGGCGGTGGGGGCTGACCGCCGCCTACCTCCTCCAGGCCGTCGCGTTCCTCGCGGCGCTGTACGCCGTGCTCCTCCTGCCGGCGATGCCGCCCACCGGGCCCGGCAGCGGGCGCGGCCCGCGCGCCGTGCTCGAGGGCATCCGGTACGTCACCCGCTCGCCCGTCCTCCGTGGGCTGTACGTCACCGACCTCGTCGCCACCCTCCTCGCGATGCCGATCGCCCTGTTCCCCGTCATCAACGAGCAGCGCTTCGGCGGCAGCCCGGAGACGCTCGGCCTGTTCCTCAGCGCCGTCGCCGTCGGCGGCATGGCGGCGGGACTCATCTCCGGGGCCGTCACCCGCTCCGACCGGCCCGGCGTCGTCCAGCTCTGGGCCGCGGGCGTGTGGGGCGGCGCGCTCGCCGTCTTCGGGCTCGTCGGGCCGCTGTGGCTCGCCCTCGCCTCGCTCGCCGTCGCGGGCGCCGCGGACACCGTCTCGGTGGTGGCGCGCGGGGCCGCCGTCCAGCTCGCGACGCCGGACAGCCACCGCGGGCGGGTCACCTCGGTCGAGCACGTCATCGGCGTCGCGGGACCGGAGGTGGGCAACTTCCGGGCCGGCCTCGTCGCCGGCGCGACGACGGCGGCCTTCGCCGCGACGTCCGGCGGGCTCGCCTGCCTCGCCGGGATCGTCCTCGTCGCCGCGCTCAACCGCTCGCTGCGGGAGTTCCGCATCAGCCGCGACATCGCCGACGACGCCGGGTCCTGA
- a CDS encoding SMP-30/gluconolactonase/LRE family protein, producing MRTAEQITDVVTFHGEGPVWSLDWGGLRFVDMLAGGVLTLRDDGEVDRITVGKVAAMVRPRASGGYVVATEDGVALADDVTSAPSRSIRLTDREGERMNEGGAAPDGSLYVGSMAWDGSPDGGRLYRVMPDGGTRVVLDPVSVSNGLGFSPDHTLAYYADSGPGRIDVLDVDGGELRERRPFVTVAEEDGVPDGLVVDTQGTVWVAINGGGQVRRYSPDGELLDVLEVPVPGVTACTLGGPSLTDLFVTTSREGDDTPGAGALYATAVDVPGLPVLPFAG from the coding sequence ATGCGCACAGCCGAGCAGATCACCGATGTCGTCACCTTCCACGGCGAGGGGCCCGTGTGGTCCCTGGACTGGGGAGGGCTGCGGTTCGTCGACATGCTCGCCGGCGGGGTGCTCACCCTGCGTGACGACGGCGAGGTCGACCGGATCACCGTCGGCAAGGTCGCGGCGATGGTGCGCCCCCGCGCCTCCGGCGGCTACGTCGTCGCCACCGAGGACGGCGTCGCCCTGGCCGACGACGTCACCTCCGCCCCCTCCCGCTCGATCCGCCTCACCGACCGGGAGGGTGAGCGGATGAACGAGGGCGGCGCGGCGCCGGACGGGAGCCTGTACGTCGGGTCGATGGCGTGGGACGGCTCCCCCGACGGCGGACGGCTGTACCGGGTGATGCCCGACGGCGGCACGCGGGTGGTCCTGGACCCGGTGTCGGTCTCCAACGGGCTGGGCTTCTCCCCCGACCACACGCTCGCCTACTACGCCGACAGCGGGCCGGGGCGCATCGACGTCCTCGACGTCGACGGCGGGGAGCTCCGCGAGCGCCGTCCGTTCGTCACGGTCGCCGAGGAGGACGGCGTGCCCGACGGTCTCGTCGTCGACACCCAGGGCACGGTGTGGGTCGCGATCAACGGCGGCGGGCAGGTGCGCCGCTACTCCCCCGACGGCGAGCTGCTCGACGTCCTCGAGGTGCCGGTGCCCGGGGTGACCGCGTGCACCCTCGGCGGACCGAGCCTCACGGACCTGTTCGTCACGACGTCGCGCGAGGGTGACGACACACCCGGTGCGGGCGCCCTGTACGCCACGGCGGTCGACGTGCCCGGGCTGCCCGTCCTGCCCTTCGCCGGCTGA
- a CDS encoding cytochrome b/b6 domain-containing protein — MSAQAKKSRTKQLAVAVPVALVILVALVLLARWLRTLPAVAEFIAAHPGTTPLPDWAPVGIPAWVGWQHFLNAFFLVFIVRSGWLVRTTQRPKGHWQPRTSRKGKPVRISLNLWLHLAVDILWTLNGLLFFVLIFVTGHWVRIVPTTWDVFPQALSVAVQYLSLDWPAHGSWVTYNALQVLAYFVTVFVAAPLALLSGLRMSPVWPKGPGRLNSLFPMSAARALHFPIMIYFVCFTVVHVTLVLTTGAMANLNHMFAARNDASWVGVAYFAVAAVLMVVAWVVAKPAYVQPVAALTGKVTR; from the coding sequence ATGTCGGCCCAGGCGAAGAAGAGCCGGACCAAGCAGCTGGCCGTGGCGGTACCGGTGGCGCTCGTGATCCTCGTCGCGCTCGTGCTCCTCGCGCGATGGCTGCGGACGCTGCCCGCGGTGGCCGAGTTCATCGCCGCGCACCCCGGCACGACGCCGCTGCCCGACTGGGCGCCCGTCGGGATCCCGGCGTGGGTCGGCTGGCAGCACTTCCTCAACGCGTTCTTCCTCGTCTTCATCGTGCGCAGCGGCTGGCTCGTGCGCACGACGCAGCGCCCCAAGGGCCACTGGCAGCCGCGGACGTCCCGCAAGGGCAAGCCGGTCCGGATCAGCCTCAACCTCTGGCTGCACCTCGCCGTCGACATCCTGTGGACCCTCAACGGCCTGCTGTTCTTCGTCCTCATCTTCGTCACCGGGCACTGGGTGCGGATCGTGCCGACGACGTGGGACGTCTTCCCGCAGGCGCTGTCGGTGGCAGTCCAGTACCTGTCGCTGGACTGGCCGGCGCACGGCAGCTGGGTGACCTACAACGCGCTGCAGGTGCTCGCCTACTTCGTCACGGTGTTCGTCGCGGCGCCCCTCGCCCTGCTCTCCGGGCTGCGCATGTCCCCGGTGTGGCCGAAGGGGCCGGGCAGGCTCAACAGCCTCTTCCCGATGTCCGCGGCGCGGGCGCTGCACTTCCCGATCATGATCTACTTCGTCTGCTTCACGGTCGTCCACGTGACGCTCGTGCTCACCACCGGGGCGATGGCGAACCTCAACCACATGTTCGCGGCGCGCAACGACGCGAGCTGGGTCGGGGTGGCGTACTTCGCGGTCGCGGCCGTCCTCATGGTGGTCGCGTGGGTCGTGGCCAAGCCCGCCTACGTCCAGCCGGTCGCCGCGCTCACCGGGAAGGTCACGCGGTAG
- a CDS encoding TIGR03557 family F420-dependent LLM class oxidoreductase, whose product MKLGYKLAAEAFGPEELIRQAVRAEEVGFDFVEISDHFHPWLDVQGHSPFAWSVLGAIAARTERIGLVTGVTCPTIRYHPAVVAQAAATMSLISGGRFTLGLGSGEQLNEHVVGKPWPSATARQEMLREALEIIRLLWQGGYRSYEGKHLRLVDARVFDLPEELPRIAVAGGGPQAARLAGELGDALFVTDPDPGLIEAFTGAGGSGPLYAEVPLAYAATEEEAVREAHAKARWAVTGWKVMAELPNPVNFEAASATVREEDVREQFTCGPDVERHLAAIREFTEAGYDHVVTMNVGPDPDAFLDFVERELRPRL is encoded by the coding sequence ATGAAGCTCGGGTACAAGCTCGCCGCGGAGGCATTCGGCCCCGAGGAGCTCATCCGCCAGGCCGTGCGAGCCGAGGAGGTGGGCTTCGACTTCGTCGAGATCAGCGACCACTTCCACCCGTGGCTCGACGTCCAGGGGCACAGCCCGTTCGCGTGGTCGGTGCTCGGCGCCATCGCGGCCCGCACCGAGCGGATCGGCCTCGTCACCGGGGTCACCTGCCCCACCATCCGCTACCACCCGGCGGTCGTCGCGCAGGCAGCCGCGACGATGTCACTCATCTCCGGCGGGCGGTTCACCCTCGGTCTCGGCTCGGGGGAGCAGCTCAACGAGCACGTCGTCGGCAAGCCGTGGCCCTCCGCGACCGCGCGCCAGGAGATGCTGCGCGAGGCGCTGGAGATCATCCGTCTGCTGTGGCAGGGCGGCTACCGGAGCTACGAGGGCAAGCACCTCCGACTGGTCGACGCGCGCGTCTTCGACCTGCCCGAGGAGCTGCCGCGCATCGCCGTCGCCGGCGGGGGCCCGCAGGCCGCGCGTCTGGCCGGCGAGCTCGGCGACGCGCTCTTCGTCACCGACCCCGACCCCGGGCTCATCGAGGCCTTCACCGGCGCCGGCGGGTCCGGCCCGCTCTACGCCGAGGTGCCCCTGGCCTACGCCGCCACCGAGGAAGAGGCGGTGCGCGAGGCGCACGCCAAGGCCAGGTGGGCGGTGACCGGCTGGAAGGTCATGGCCGAGCTGCCCAACCCGGTGAACTTCGAGGCGGCGTCCGCGACGGTGCGCGAGGAGGACGTGCGCGAGCAGTTCACCTGCGGGCCCGACGTCGAGCGGCACCTCGCCGCGATCCGGGAGTTCACCGAGGCCGGGTACGACCACGTCGTCACGATGAACGTCGGCCCCGACCCCGACGCGTTCCTCGACTTCGTCGAGCGTGAGCTGCGCCCCCGCCTCTGA
- a CDS encoding enolase C-terminal domain-like protein has product MRIADVRATTVTVPLEAPLRHSNGAHWGRFVRTIVEVETTDGLVGLGEMGGGGESAEAAVEALRPYLLGHDPARTEALRFMVANPTASLYNNRTQLLAALEFACLDLLGRHTGLPVHALLGGAVREEVEFASYLFFRYPSADGSGEVRTVDQLLTHAAELKERHGFRVHKLKGGVFPPDHELAAYRALAESLPGDRFRYDPNGVLSVEEAIRFAHAIEDLDNDYIEDPCYGLNAMRRLRERTRIPTATNTVVVNFEQLAANVLQPAVDVVLLDTTFWGGIRPCLKAAGVAETFQLGLAVHSSGELGIQLATMLHLGAVVPNLAFAADAHYHHLRDDVVVGGKREYVEGRMAVPDAPGLGVDLDRDKVAEYAELYRELGGYPYDRDPGRPGWYPLLPNADFADPDAAGRPAALTAEPY; this is encoded by the coding sequence CTGCGCATCGCCGACGTCCGCGCCACCACCGTCACCGTCCCCCTCGAGGCGCCCCTGCGGCACAGCAACGGCGCGCACTGGGGCCGGTTCGTGCGCACCATCGTCGAGGTCGAGACCACCGACGGACTCGTCGGGCTCGGGGAGATGGGCGGCGGTGGGGAGAGCGCCGAGGCCGCCGTCGAGGCGCTGCGGCCCTACCTGCTCGGGCACGACCCCGCCCGCACCGAGGCGCTGCGCTTCATGGTCGCCAACCCGACCGCGAGCCTGTACAACAACCGCACCCAGCTGCTCGCCGCCCTCGAGTTCGCCTGCCTGGACCTCCTCGGCAGGCACACCGGCCTGCCCGTCCACGCCCTGCTCGGCGGGGCGGTGCGCGAGGAGGTCGAGTTCGCCAGCTACCTGTTCTTCCGCTACCCCTCGGCCGACGGCAGCGGGGAGGTGCGGACCGTGGACCAGCTCCTCACCCACGCGGCCGAGCTCAAGGAGCGGCACGGCTTCCGGGTCCACAAGCTCAAGGGCGGGGTCTTCCCGCCGGACCACGAGCTCGCCGCCTACCGGGCGCTGGCGGAGTCGCTGCCCGGTGACCGCTTCCGCTACGACCCCAACGGCGTGCTCAGCGTCGAGGAGGCGATCCGCTTCGCCCACGCGATCGAGGACCTGGACAACGACTACATCGAGGACCCGTGCTACGGGCTGAACGCCATGCGCCGCCTGCGGGAGCGGACCCGCATCCCCACCGCGACGAACACGGTGGTGGTCAACTTCGAGCAGCTCGCGGCGAACGTCCTCCAGCCGGCCGTCGACGTCGTCCTGCTCGACACGACCTTCTGGGGAGGGATCCGTCCGTGCCTCAAGGCTGCGGGGGTGGCGGAGACCTTCCAGCTCGGACTGGCCGTCCACTCCTCCGGGGAGCTCGGGATCCAGCTCGCGACGATGCTCCACCTCGGCGCCGTCGTGCCCAACCTCGCCTTCGCCGCCGACGCGCACTACCACCACCTGCGCGACGACGTCGTCGTGGGCGGGAAGCGGGAGTACGTCGAGGGCCGGATGGCCGTGCCCGACGCACCGGGCCTCGGCGTCGACCTCGACCGCGACAAGGTCGCCGAGTACGCCGAGCTGTACCGCGAGCTCGGCGGCTACCCCTACGACCGCGACCCTGGTCGCCCCGGCTGGTACCCGCTCCTGCCCAACGCCGACTTCGCCGACCCCGACGCCGCCGGCCGGCCCGCCGCCCTGACCGCCGAGCCCTACTGA
- a CDS encoding heavy-metal-associated domain-containing protein, which translates to MSIETLNHTILRAEGFACPSCVRTIEKQVARLDGVEAVKVHFASSRVEVVHDADRAPLDTLVSAVAKAGYPATPTAF; encoded by the coding sequence GTGAGCATCGAGACCCTGAACCACACCATCCTGCGCGCCGAGGGCTTCGCCTGCCCGTCGTGCGTCCGCACGATCGAGAAGCAGGTCGCCCGGCTCGACGGCGTCGAGGCGGTCAAGGTCCACTTCGCCTCCTCGCGCGTCGAGGTCGTCCACGACGCCGACAGGGCTCCGCTCGACACGCTCGTCAGCGCGGTCGCCAAGGCCGGCTACCCCGCCACGCCCACGGCGTTCTGA
- a CDS encoding VOC family protein, translated as MTVPTTLDHLLWAVPDLADGVAHLAALTGVEAVRGGAHPGLGTANHLLALRVPGVAGPRRTYLEVIGPDPEQSLPADRVSLSVGHVRAPSLHTWAVRPADLDATVRAAAAAGVDVGEVRATERTTPDGRLLRWRMTRRRGLGLDGVQPFLIDWRDTPHPAQGNLPELTLLDFTAEARDVAGTERVLTALGAPLRVTPGPRDSLRAVLGTPRGEVVLATA; from the coding sequence ATGACCGTGCCCACCACCCTCGACCACCTGCTCTGGGCGGTGCCCGACCTCGCCGACGGGGTCGCCCACCTCGCCGCCCTCACCGGGGTCGAGGCGGTGCGGGGCGGTGCCCACCCCGGGCTGGGCACCGCCAACCACCTGCTCGCCCTTCGGGTGCCGGGGGTGGCCGGACCGCGCCGGACCTACCTCGAGGTCATCGGCCCCGACCCGGAGCAGTCGCTCCCGGCGGACCGGGTGAGCCTCAGCGTCGGGCACGTGCGTGCGCCGTCGCTGCACACGTGGGCCGTGCGCCCCGCGGACCTGGACGCGACCGTGCGCGCGGCCGCGGCCGCCGGGGTCGACGTCGGCGAGGTCCGCGCGACGGAGCGCACGACGCCGGACGGGCGGCTGCTGCGGTGGCGGATGACCAGACGCCGCGGGCTGGGCCTCGACGGCGTCCAGCCGTTCCTCATCGACTGGCGCGACACCCCGCACCCGGCGCAGGGCAACCTGCCCGAGCTCACGCTGCTCGACTTCACGGCCGAGGCGAGGGACGTCGCGGGAACCGAGCGGGTGCTCACCGCGCTCGGCGCGCCGCTGCGGGTCACGCCCGGGCCGCGCGACTCGCTGCGCGCCGTCCTGGGCACCCCGCGCGGGGAGGTCGTCCTGGCTACCGCGTGA
- a CDS encoding SMP-30/gluconolactonase/LRE family protein has product MRSVEQVTEVVTDHGEGPVWSAEWGGLRFVDMLAGGVLTLRTDGTVDRLDVGRVAAMVRPRAGGGYVVATETGLGLAEAPDALPTRDVALTRAPGERMNEGAVAPDGSLYVGSSTWEVTPGAAALYRVHPDLRTERVLEGVTISNGLGFSPDHTRAYYVDSGAGRMDLFDVVSGILLERRPFVSLPREEGDLDGLAVDAQGTIWVAVYGGGHVRRYSPDGDLLEVVDLPVPHVTACTLGGPGLTDLLVTTSRGGLGADAPVGAGAVYRVDVDVPGLPVLPFAG; this is encoded by the coding sequence ATGCGCAGCGTCGAGCAGGTCACGGAGGTCGTCACCGACCACGGCGAGGGGCCGGTGTGGTCCGCGGAGTGGGGCGGGCTGCGCTTCGTCGACATGCTCGCCGGAGGCGTCCTCACCCTGCGCACCGACGGCACGGTGGACCGGCTCGACGTCGGGCGGGTCGCGGCGATGGTCCGCCCGCGCGCCGGGGGCGGCTACGTCGTGGCGACCGAGACCGGCCTCGGGCTCGCGGAGGCGCCCGACGCCCTGCCCACTCGCGACGTGGCGCTCACGCGAGCGCCCGGCGAGCGGATGAACGAGGGCGCCGTCGCACCGGACGGCAGCCTCTACGTCGGCTCCTCCACGTGGGAGGTGACCCCGGGAGCGGCCGCGCTCTACCGGGTGCACCCCGACCTGCGCACCGAGCGGGTGCTCGAGGGCGTGACGATCTCCAACGGGCTGGGCTTCTCCCCCGACCACACGCGGGCCTACTACGTCGACAGCGGCGCGGGGCGGATGGACCTGTTCGACGTCGTCTCCGGGATCCTCCTCGAGCGGCGCCCGTTCGTCTCCCTGCCGCGCGAGGAGGGCGACCTCGACGGGCTGGCCGTCGACGCGCAGGGCACGATCTGGGTCGCCGTGTACGGCGGCGGGCACGTGCGCCGCTACTCCCCCGACGGTGACCTCCTCGAGGTCGTCGACCTGCCGGTCCCCCACGTCACCGCGTGCACGCTCGGCGGCCCGGGGCTCACCGACCTCCTCGTCACGACCTCCCGCGGCGGGCTGGGCGCCGACGCCCCGGTCGGGGCGGGCGCGGTGTACCGCGTGGACGTCGACGTGCCCGGCCTGCCCGTCCTGCCCTTCGCGGGCTGA